From Amia ocellicauda isolate fAmiCal2 chromosome 12, fAmiCal2.hap1, whole genome shotgun sequence, a single genomic window includes:
- the LOC136764461 gene encoding CD48 antigen produces MGHSWVFLLCLSCLSACPAPTRSERRLLRGIVGETLSFNASVLRNGFLNYKDSTLAMMENGQIRNMSMEMFSGRLHWDNETGLVHITELNTKDSGEYRVQDTGGQSRVTVFQLTVYNRVSKPQVSNKTQVSAGSCPFLCSVSNGREVTLSWYREGADISLKHTSSPDLNTPLTLPLETEGLSHSYSCVAINPVSTQNTTVHPADYCTAESPISQCAIAPAALALKIAVTAAFSVLTVLGVLTVIRITADLKRLREQPSKRRYPSSFKVTSDERSTLPPGPHD; encoded by the exons ATGGGACACTCTTGGGTCTTCCTGCTCTGCCTCTCCTGTCTGTCTG CGTGTCCGGCTCCCACCCGGTCTGAGAGGCGACTGCTCAGGGGCATTGTGGGAGAGACACTCAGTTTCAACGCCTCAGTGTTAAGGAATGGATTCTTGAACTACAAAGACAGCACTCTTGCAATGATGGAAAATGGGCAAATCAGAAATATGAGCATGGAGATGTTCAGTGGTCGGCTGCACTGGGACAATGAGACTGGACTTGTCCACATCACAGAGCTCAACACCAAGGACTCTGGGGAATACAGAGTACAGGACACAGGAGGACAGAGTAGAGTCACAGTGTTCCAGCTGACCGTGtaca ACCGTGTGTCCAAACCTCAGGTGTCCAATAAGACCCAGGTCAGTGCTGGTAGCTGCCCTTTCCTGTGCTCTGTGTCCAATGGGAGAGAGGTGACCCTGTCCTGGTACAGAGAGGGGGCGGATATCTCCCTGAAACACACCAGCTCCCCTGATCTCAACACCCCCCTGACTCTCCCTCTGGAGACAGAAGGACTCTCTCACTCCTACAGCTGTGTGGCCATCAACCCCGTCAGCACCCAGAACACCACAGTCCACCCTGCGGACTACTGCACTG ctgagAGCCCCATCAGTCAGTGTGCTATCGCTCCTGCAGCGCTGGCTCTGAAGATTGCAGTGACAGCTGCGTTCTCAGTGCTGACAGTGCTGGGCGTCCTCACTGTGATTCGTATCACAGCCGACCTGAAGAGACTGAGAGAGCAGCCAAGTAAACGCAG GTACCCCTCTTCCTTTAAAGTGACAAGTGATGAGAGAAGCACGCTGCCCCCCGGCCCACACGACTGA